In Paenibacillus sp. G2S3, a single window of DNA contains:
- a CDS encoding tetraprenyl-beta-curcumene synthase family protein, which produces MSELEQGRYLSPRGPIGLMNRVYKYVLPEVRESLHFWRQDANGIPDPELRKQALASIETKEFHCIGGGIYAAGNLSMRHILIPLIVAYQTISDYLDNLCDRSTSLDPADFRLLHQSMLDAIDPNAEPVNYYALRDEQNDGGYLYRLVRKCQEMISLLPGYSAAAAEIRDLAVLYTDLQVYKHIRPELRETALKEWWEQQGSRAPHLHWNEFAAATGSTLGVFMLFLSACDPKLSKSSSESIRAAYFPHVCGLHIMLDYLIDQEEDRAGGDLNFCNYYDDTDTMLSRIASMVEWARKDVRELPESSMHRMVIEGLLALYLSDPKVSEQREVRTVSKSLMRGSPLTRLFFFANSRWIRNRFL; this is translated from the coding sequence TTGAGTGAATTAGAGCAAGGCCGTTACCTTAGCCCGCGTGGCCCTATTGGGCTTATGAACAGGGTCTATAAGTACGTGCTGCCTGAAGTGAGAGAAAGTCTGCACTTCTGGCGCCAAGATGCGAATGGGATTCCCGATCCCGAGCTCCGGAAGCAAGCACTTGCCAGCATTGAAACAAAGGAGTTTCATTGCATAGGTGGAGGTATTTATGCCGCCGGCAATTTATCGATGAGACATATACTTATTCCGCTTATTGTTGCTTATCAAACTATCAGTGATTATCTAGATAACTTATGTGATCGCAGCACTTCGCTTGATCCTGCAGATTTCAGGCTGCTGCATCAATCTATGCTGGATGCCATTGATCCAAACGCTGAACCTGTCAACTATTATGCGCTTCGCGATGAACAGAATGACGGCGGGTACTTGTATAGGCTAGTTCGAAAATGCCAGGAGATGATCTCTTTGCTGCCAGGTTATTCCGCTGCTGCAGCGGAGATTCGTGACTTGGCTGTGCTGTATACAGATTTGCAGGTATATAAGCATATCCGCCCGGAACTCAGGGAAACAGCCCTGAAGGAATGGTGGGAGCAGCAGGGTAGCCGTGCTCCGCATCTGCACTGGAACGAGTTTGCGGCTGCGACGGGCTCTACTTTAGGCGTATTCATGCTTTTTCTATCCGCATGTGATCCGAAGCTAAGTAAGTCTTCTTCGGAATCGATTCGAGCTGCATACTTTCCACATGTGTGTGGATTGCACATTATGCTGGATTATTTGATTGATCAGGAAGAGGACCGAGCAGGCGGCGATCTTAATTTCTGCAATTATTATGACGACACGGATACCATGTTAAGTCGGATCGCTTCCATGGTTGAGTGGGCCCGTAAGGATGTACGTGAACTTCCGGAATCATCTATGCATCGTATGGTGATTGAGGGATTGCTGGCACTTTATTTATCTGATCCGAAAGTTAGCGAACAGCGGGAAGTTCGCACTGTGTCTAAAAGCCTGATGAGAGGAAGTCCGCTTACAAGGCTGTTCTTCTTCGCTAATAGCCGCTGGATACGCAATCGTTTTTTGTAA
- a CDS encoding cold shock domain-containing protein — MKGTVKWFNAEKGYGFLQVEGGEDVFVHFSAIQGDGFKTLDEGQEVEFDITDGNRGPQAENVVKL, encoded by the coding sequence GTGAAAGGTACAGTAAAATGGTTTAACGCAGAAAAAGGTTATGGTTTTCTTCAAGTAGAAGGCGGCGAAGATGTATTCGTACACTTCTCAGCAATTCAAGGTGACGGATTCAAAACTTTGGACGAAGGTCAAGAAGTAGAATTCGATATCACTGATGGTAATCGTGGACCGCAAGCTGAAAACGTAGTAAAATTATAA
- the pfkA gene encoding 6-phosphofructokinase, with amino-acid sequence MSKIKKIAVLTSGGDSQGMNAAVRAVVRSALYYGIEVFGVQRGYQGLLNRDIFPMDLRSVGDIIQRGGTILQSARCLEFTKPEGQQKGADILNEMGIDGLVVIGGDGSYKGANKLSKLGIKTMALPGTIDNDISYTDYTIGFDTAVGVVVDAINKLRDTMSSHERSSIVEVMGRHCGDIALHAGLASGAETILVPEMPYDLNEVADRMRDNFVRGKRHSIVIVAEGVGKGEDVAQALKDRHASLDARVTVLGHIQRGGTPTPGDRNLASRLGDFAVRKLIEGESDKGCGIIKGELTLTDIDLVVNTKKDFDVELYELASRLSQ; translated from the coding sequence ATGTCAAAAATCAAAAAAATTGCAGTACTGACTAGTGGTGGAGATTCACAAGGTATGAACGCCGCTGTTCGTGCGGTTGTAAGAAGTGCACTTTATTACGGTATTGAAGTTTTTGGTGTGCAACGTGGATATCAAGGACTTTTGAATCGCGACATCTTCCCAATGGATCTACGTAGTGTCGGCGACATTATCCAACGCGGGGGCACAATTCTGCAGTCAGCAAGATGTCTGGAGTTCACTAAGCCAGAAGGCCAACAAAAGGGCGCAGATATCCTTAATGAAATGGGCATCGATGGCCTAGTTGTTATAGGTGGAGATGGTTCTTATAAAGGTGCTAATAAACTAAGTAAACTGGGTATTAAGACGATGGCTCTGCCGGGAACTATTGATAATGATATTTCCTATACGGACTACACCATTGGATTTGATACAGCGGTTGGTGTCGTTGTAGATGCCATTAACAAGCTGCGTGACACAATGTCCTCCCATGAACGCTCTTCAATTGTAGAAGTTATGGGTCGTCACTGTGGAGATATCGCACTGCATGCAGGTCTGGCTTCTGGAGCAGAAACAATTCTTGTACCAGAAATGCCATATGACTTGAATGAAGTTGCGGATCGGATGCGCGACAACTTTGTCAGAGGTAAACGTCACAGTATCGTCATCGTTGCTGAAGGTGTAGGTAAAGGCGAAGACGTGGCCCAAGCCCTGAAAGACCGTCATGCTTCTTTGGATGCACGTGTTACTGTGCTTGGACATATTCAGCGTGGAGGAACACCAACCCCTGGAGACCGGAACCTAGCTAGCCGTCTTGGTGATTTTGCCGTTCGTAAATTAATTGAAGGTGAGTCTGATAAAGGTTGCGGAATCATCAAGGGAGAACTGACCCTTACAGATATCGATCTAGTAGTGAATACAAAGAAGGATTTTGATGTGGAGTTGTACGAGCTTGCATCCCGTCTTTCTCAATAA
- a CDS encoding MFS transporter gives MFSKRTGSPYSDQNWLRSFLFTIYGTSVLVVSYFPLFYTHLGFSSSQVGYLYSLGPLISILSNLFWSMMSDKLGTIRKIMFILLAGQLVTGLLLARATEFSSVMLILSFFYFFYYPVFPLADTMAIKIAERHRRNFITIRVFGSLGYSFFALTVGYALRALGATWSLTLCIIIIIIALLITIGLKDVKKPIPELELPNQKAVTTKPDKKEHGLKDILLRKEVLWFFGCVFVLALGHRMNEAFLTISLKNLGAGEEVIGWALLASALSEIPVLFILGKYGDKFKELPLLVLASLMYALRFLLMALADHPGSIIAIQALHSLTFGVFFVTCVRYITRIIPDRLRATGLAIYTVVWSSAAGLLSGTFGGMIYQEAGRFIFYMVAVGFSLLAFVGFLGQHLLDTYRDSIRYFKNKNKKASL, from the coding sequence ATGTTTTCAAAACGGACCGGAAGCCCTTACAGTGATCAGAATTGGCTTCGTTCCTTTCTATTTACGATTTATGGCACTAGCGTTCTTGTAGTATCCTATTTTCCTTTATTTTACACACATCTGGGGTTTAGCAGTTCTCAGGTGGGTTACTTGTATTCCCTCGGTCCCCTCATTTCCATCCTATCCAATCTCTTCTGGAGTATGATGAGCGATAAGCTAGGTACCATTCGAAAAATCATGTTTATTTTGCTCGCGGGGCAATTAGTGACCGGACTTCTATTAGCTAGAGCGACCGAATTTTCTTCCGTAATGCTTATTTTGTCCTTTTTCTACTTCTTCTATTACCCTGTTTTTCCGCTTGCTGATACAATGGCCATTAAAATCGCAGAACGTCACCGACGGAATTTCATTACCATTCGTGTATTTGGCTCATTAGGCTATTCTTTCTTTGCTCTAACAGTCGGTTATGCGCTTAGAGCTTTAGGTGCTACTTGGAGTCTTACCTTATGTATTATTATCATTATAATCGCACTTCTAATTACAATTGGCCTAAAGGATGTCAAAAAGCCTATTCCAGAGCTAGAGCTCCCCAATCAGAAAGCTGTTACTACCAAACCAGACAAGAAAGAGCATGGGCTTAAAGATATCCTTTTGCGAAAAGAAGTGCTGTGGTTCTTCGGATGTGTCTTTGTACTCGCACTGGGCCATAGAATGAACGAAGCTTTTCTCACCATCAGTTTAAAGAACCTGGGTGCTGGTGAGGAAGTGATCGGCTGGGCATTGCTTGCCTCAGCACTAAGTGAAATCCCTGTATTATTTATACTCGGCAAATACGGCGACAAATTTAAAGAACTGCCCTTATTAGTTTTAGCCAGTCTCATGTATGCCCTTCGTTTTCTACTAATGGCGCTCGCCGATCATCCAGGCTCTATAATCGCGATTCAAGCCTTGCATAGCCTGACATTTGGCGTCTTTTTTGTAACATGTGTCCGTTATATCACTCGGATTATTCCTGATCGTCTCAGAGCAACCGGTCTTGCAATCTACACGGTTGTTTGGTCAAGTGCAGCTGGACTGCTAAGTGGTACATTTGGTGGAATGATCTATCAGGAAGCTGGACGCTTCATCTTTTATATGGTAGCGGTTGGCTTCAGCCTTCTTGCTTTTGTAGGCTTTTTAGGACAGCATTTATTGGATACATATCGAGATTCAATACGCTATTTCAAGAATAAGAACAAAAAAGCTTCACTATAA